A segment of the Catenuloplanes nepalensis genome:
CGGCACGGTCAGCACGGCCTCGGTGCCGCCGCCGTCCCGGTTGCGCAGCTCGATCGTGCCGCGCAGCTCCCCGGTGGCGAGCGAGCGCACGATCTGCAGGCCGAGCCGGCCGTCCCGCCCGTCCACGAAGCCGTCGGGCAGGCCCTGGCCGTTGTCGGCCACCGTGACCAGCAGCTGTTTGCGCTGCCGCAGGACGGTGACCACCACCTCGCCGACCGGTTCCGCGTTGCCCTCCGGCACGGTGAGCTCGGCGGAGTCCGGGCCGTCCTCCTCGTGCGCCGGGAAGCCGTGCTCGACCGCGTTGATCAGCAGCTCGTTCAGCACCATGACCAGGCTGGTGGCGGTCTCCGCGGCGAGCACGCCAAAGCTGCCCTCGCGCCGGATCGCGACCGTGAAGTCGGTCGCCGCGACCTCGGTGGCAGCGGTCGCCACCCGGTCCAGGATGCCGTCGAACTCCACGGTCTCGTTGCCGTTGCCGGTCATCGACAGCGTCTCGTGCACCAGCGCGATCGACGCGACCCGGCGCACCGACTCCTGCAACGCGGCCTTCGCGGACGCGCTGTCCACCCGGCGGGCCTGCAGCCGCAGCAGCGCGGCCACGGTCTGCAGGTTGTTCTTGACCCGGTGGTGGATCTCCCGGATGGTGGCGTCCTTGGTGACCAGCGCGCGATCCCGGCGGCGCACCTCGGTCACGTCGCGGACCAGCACCAGCGCGCCGATCGGCACGCCGGCCGGCATCAGCGGCAGCGCGCGCAGCAGCACGGTGGCGCCCCGCGCCTCCATCTCCCGCCTGGCCGGCGCCTCGCCGCGCAACGCGGAGAGCATCTTCGCGGTGATGTCCGTGCCGTCCAGCGGGTCCCGGGCCAGGCGGCCGGTCAGCGCGGGCAGGTCCTCGCCGACCAGGTGCGAGGAGAAACCCAGCCGGCGGTACGCGGACTGCGCGTTCGGGCTGGCGTAGGTGACCCGCCCGCTGGCCGCCAGCCGGATCAGGCCGTCGCCGACGCGCGGCGCGGACGTGGTCTCGCCCGGGTGCCGGGCCGGCGGGAACGTGCCGTCCGCCACCATCTGCGCCAGGTCGTCCGCGGTGGTCAGGTAGTTGAGTTCCAGCTGGCTGGGCGTGCGCGCGGTGGAGAGGTTGGTGTCCCGCCCGATGATCGCGATGACCTCGCCGGGCTCGCCGTCGTCGTCCCGGGTGCGCACCGGGATCGCCTCGTGCCGGGCGGGGGTCTCCCCGTACCACACCGGGTCGCCCTCGCGCCAGATCCGCCCCTGGTGGTGCGCTATCACCAGGTGCGCGACCTCGGCACCGCCGATGATCCGCCCGACCTGATCATCCAGGTACGCCGTCGGCCCGGTGGTCGGCCGCACCTGCGCCACGCAGAGGAACGACCGCGCCGTGCTCCGGTCGCCGACCGGCACCCAGAGGAGCAGATCGGCGAACGACAGATCGGACAGCAGTTGCCAGTCGCCGGCGAGCCGGTGCAGGTGATCGATGTCGGCGGAGGAGAGCTTGGTGTGCTCCTCGACGAGGTCGCGCAGCGTGGACACGCCGCCAGCCTTTCACAGCCGTGTTTCGATCCAGGCCCGGTGCGAGCGAGAGCACCAGGATCAAACCCTCGAAGGCGATCTTCCCACTTCCGGCGTGGCCGGGTTCCCAGTGCTCCCGCGGGCACCGGTCGGCCGCGGGCGGCCTCCCTGCACGTTGAGCGGTCGGCCGGCAGAACCACCCGACCCCACCACGGGCCGCGGCTTCCGGCGGGAATCGCGCGGTCCTTCCCGGCCATCCGCCCAGCACGCGGCGCGGCCGCGGGCGGGACAGCCGCGGGGATCGCGTGGGGTCACCCAGCCACCCGCCCGGCTGGCTCCGTCGCCGCGTGCGGAGCGGAGCGCTAGCGGAGTCGGAGCACTCGGCGCGGTTTGCCCGCGGGAGCAAACGGGCCGTACCGCGCCGGAAGCGGGAAGATCCGGAAGTTGAATTCGGTCTTTCGGTCAGAGGGTCGCGGTGACCTTCTTCAGGCCGCGGGGGGCGTCCGGGTCCTCGCCGCGGGCGACCGCGAGCGCCAGCGCGAGCTGCTGGGCCGGGAGGATGTCGAGCAGCGGGGCGTAGCGCTCGTCCAGCTCCGGGATCACGATCCGGGCGGAGGCGCCGGGAACCTCGCCGGAGCCGATCGCCACCACGTCCGCGCGGCGCTCGGTCAGCCGGCCGAGCACCTCGGTCATCGAGGCGCCGCCGGGACCCGCGCCGACGACCGCGAGCACCGGCACGTCCGGCGCGGCGAGCGCGAGCGGGCCGTGCATCAGGTCGGCGCCGGAGAACGACAGCGACGGCAGGTAGCAGGTCTCCATCAGCTTCAGCGCGGACTCGCGCGCGGTCGGGTACGCATAGCCCCGCCCGGTGGTGAGGATGCGCGCCGCGAACCGGTAGCGCGCGGCCAGCTCGGTCGCGGTGGGGTCGGCGAGCACCCGCTCCGCGTGCGCGGGCAGCGCCTCCAGGATCGCGCGCTCCTCGGCCGGCAGCGCGCCGTCGCCGGCCCGGACGCCCTCGATCAGCATGAGCAGCGTCTGCAGCTCCGCCACGTACGACTTCGTGGCCGCGACCGCGCGCTCGTGCCCGGCCGCGACGTCGATCACGTGCTCCGCGGCCTCGGCCAGCGGCGAGTCCGGCACGTTGACGACCGCGACGGTGAGCGCGCCGGACGCGCGGGCCACCCGCATGACCTCGGTCAGGTCGGGCGAGCCGCCGCTCTGGCTGACGCCGATCACCAACGCCTGGGACAGGTCGGGCCGGGCGCCGAAGACCGTGATCGAACTGGGCGAGGAGCTGCTGGCCGGGAGCCCGAGCCGGATCTCGGTGAGGTATGCCCCGTAGAGCGCGGCGTGGTCGGACGTGCCGCGCGCGACGAAGACCACGTGCTTCGGGCGGCGGGCCACGATCGCGGCCGCGACCGTGGCGATCGCGGTGGCGTGCGGCGTCTCGAGCAGGCGGGCGATGCCGGCCGGCTGCTCCGCGATGTCGGCGGCCATCCCGGCCCCGGGCTGCACCTCAGGCATGACGACTCCTCGCGCAAACGGTGTTCACTCCGTGCTCAATGCTGCACGAATCAAGCAGTTTTCGCAACCAATCGCGCAACAGCGGCCGGGATGGATGCGTAGGCCGCGCCGTGCCATAGGCTGCGGTTGCGGGGTGACGATCAACGACAGCTCGGCAGCCGGACATAGGCCTTCACAAGGGACATAAGGCTTTGACTGAGGGGATAGGCGACCCACGCCTCTCCGCGGAGGGCGAACTGGCCCTGGCCCGGATGGCGCTCGACGAGGCGGACTTCGGGCACGCCGCGGACCACGTGGCCGGCGCGCTCGCGCACGCCCCGACCATGCCCGAGGTGCACGAGCTGCTCGCGAAGCTGGCCGCGCGCACCGGCGGCGCGCTCGACCTCTATCCGCTCGCCGACCACGTGTTCATCGGCGCCGTGGTGGCCCGCAGCCACCTGCTGGCCGCGGCCGGTCAGCCCGGCGAGGCGCTGGAGCTGCTGGCCGCCGCGACCGGGCACGCGCCGAACGCGGACTGGGCCGGTGTGCCGTGGGTCGCCGACCCGGAGCTGGCCACCCGGATCGAGCCGGATCAGCTGGCCCGCACGATCATGCAGGTCTGCGCGGGCGTGCCGGACCCGGTGCCGGACGAGCAGCGCGGGCCGCTCCAGCCGTACCTGCGGGTCGCCAAGCACGCGGCCACCGCGCATCCCGGGCATGCGCTGCTGCTCGGCGCCGCGTCCGCGCTGGCCCGCCGGATGGGCGAGACCGCGATCGCGATCGACTGGGCGCAGCGCGGCGTGCGGGTCGCGCCGACCAAGCTCGGCGAGGTGTGGCTGGGGTACGCGTACCGCAGCGCCGGCCGGACCAAGGAGTCGATCGCCGCGCTCCGCCGGGCCGTCGCGC
Coding sequences within it:
- a CDS encoding sensor histidine kinase, with protein sequence MSTLRDLVEEHTKLSSADIDHLHRLAGDWQLLSDLSFADLLLWVPVGDRSTARSFLCVAQVRPTTGPTAYLDDQVGRIIGGAEVAHLVIAHHQGRIWREGDPVWYGETPARHEAIPVRTRDDDGEPGEVIAIIGRDTNLSTARTPSQLELNYLTTADDLAQMVADGTFPPARHPGETTSAPRVGDGLIRLAASGRVTYASPNAQSAYRRLGFSSHLVGEDLPALTGRLARDPLDGTDITAKMLSALRGEAPARREMEARGATVLLRALPLMPAGVPIGALVLVRDVTEVRRRDRALVTKDATIREIHHRVKNNLQTVAALLRLQARRVDSASAKAALQESVRRVASIALVHETLSMTGNGNETVEFDGILDRVATAATEVAATDFTVAIRREGSFGVLAAETATSLVMVLNELLINAVEHGFPAHEEDGPDSAELTVPEGNAEPVGEVVVTVLRQRKQLLVTVADNGQGLPDGFVDGRDGRLGLQIVRSLATGELRGTIELRNRDGGGTEAVLTVPLGKPGTTH
- a CDS encoding SIS domain-containing protein gives rise to the protein MAADIAEQPAGIARLLETPHATAIATVAAAIVARRPKHVVFVARGTSDHAALYGAYLTEIRLGLPASSSSPSSITVFGARPDLSQALVIGVSQSGGSPDLTEVMRVARASGALTVAVVNVPDSPLAEAAEHVIDVAAGHERAVAATKSYVAELQTLLMLIEGVRAGDGALPAEERAILEALPAHAERVLADPTATELAARYRFAARILTTGRGYAYPTARESALKLMETCYLPSLSFSGADLMHGPLALAAPDVPVLAVVGAGPGGASMTEVLGRLTERRADVVAIGSGEVPGASARIVIPELDERYAPLLDILPAQQLALALAVARGEDPDAPRGLKKVTATL